One stretch of Francisella sp. LA112445 DNA includes these proteins:
- a CDS encoding FUSC family protein — protein sequence MLNKFICLKKSSVVLGLSSALTIGFFTVYQIIFDPQNIYGLFATLGCFIATLHQVSIRDHNIKFKLIAGVIFSILVSLATALGSFYSTDLIISSIILLIFSFVIGYTAKSDLVFSLGTLFVADMYVIGTGFSFNLLDSLVMGGITFIGAMLFILVFAFLTKKTKILDRNNNIERSIKVIPDIDSTLYAISLSLGLIIGNFISIYFNIEIGYWIPMTVLLIFKPDIIRSSKAIKHRLIGTLIGSLFAIPLAIYLFDPYIIWLVLIVATFFTICCFIKHYGSYVLFLTIFVAMLLKLAHMSGYDISISRLIYTMIGIVIVAIIIIASRYLRLIFAKN from the coding sequence TTGTTAAATAAATTCATTTGTCTTAAAAAATCAAGCGTTGTTTTAGGACTGTCATCTGCATTGACAATAGGCTTTTTCACGGTGTATCAAATTATCTTTGATCCGCAGAATATTTATGGTCTATTTGCAACATTAGGATGTTTTATCGCAACATTACATCAAGTTTCAATACGTGATCATAACATTAAATTTAAGCTAATTGCTGGAGTTATATTCTCTATACTTGTTAGTTTAGCAACAGCATTAGGTAGCTTTTATTCTACTGATTTAATTATAAGCTCTATTATTTTATTAATTTTTTCATTTGTAATAGGATATACCGCAAAATCTGACTTAGTATTTTCTTTAGGGACACTTTTTGTTGCTGATATGTATGTGATAGGTACAGGTTTTAGTTTTAATCTTTTAGATTCTTTAGTAATGGGAGGAATAACTTTTATTGGAGCGATGTTATTTATTTTAGTATTTGCTTTTTTAACTAAGAAAACAAAAATACTAGATAGAAACAATAATATAGAAAGGTCAATTAAAGTTATTCCTGATATAGACTCGACATTATATGCTATAAGTCTTTCATTGGGTTTGATAATAGGTAATTTTATTTCAATATATTTTAATATCGAGATAGGATACTGGATACCAATGACAGTGTTACTAATATTTAAACCTGATATTATTAGATCTTCAAAAGCTATAAAGCATAGATTAATTGGTACTTTGATAGGTTCATTATTTGCTATACCTTTAGCTATTTATTTGTTTGATCCATATATTATTTGGCTAGTTTTAATTGTAGCTACATTTTTTACAATTTGTTGCTTTATCAAGCATTATGGCAGCTATGTATTATTCTTAACAATATTTGTGGCAATGCTTCTAAAATTAGCACATATGTCAGGATATGATATTAGTATTTCTAGATTAATATATACTATGATAGGAATAGTGATTGTTGCTATTATAATAATAGCTTCTAGATATTTGAGATTAATATTTGCAAAGAATTAG